A single genomic interval of Aedes aegypti strain LVP_AGWG chromosome 1, AaegL5.0 Primary Assembly, whole genome shotgun sequence harbors:
- the LOC5574995 gene encoding mitochondrial import inner membrane translocase subunit Tim9, with protein sequence MAAQVTIDQLDKDQIKSFSDFLLSYNKLSELCFIDCVNEFTGRSVSDKEDKCSLNCMEKFLKMNQRVSQRFQEFQMLANENALAAAQKLGGGK encoded by the exons ATGGCCGCACAAGTGACCATTGATCAGCTTGATAAGGATCAGATCAAGTCG TTCTCCGATTTCCTGCTGTCGTACAATAAACTGTCGGAACTGTGCTTTATCGATTGCGTGAATGAATTTACCGGCCGAAGCGTTTCCGACAAGGAGGACAAATGCTCGCTGAACTGTATGGAAAAGTTCCTGAAGATGAACCAGCGGGTGTCGCAACGATTCCAGGAGTTCCAAATGTTGGCCAACGAGAATGCTTTGGCCGCAGCTCAGAAGCTGGGCGGTGGTAAATGA